Proteins encoded by one window of Candidatus Eremiobacteraceae bacterium:
- a CDS encoding PLP-dependent aminotransferase family protein, with protein sequence MSLAAPSNPGADTHVFRYAERMGRLKASAIREILKVTELPDVISFAGGLPAPELFPVREFARACQEVLDTDGAAAMQYSVTEGYTPLRQWICDYLRASISIECEPHQVLIISGSQQGLDLIGKVLLDPGDYVVIENPAYLGAIQAFDAYQARYLNVASDDDGMRTEDLDRLLRQAPAKPKLVYLVPNFENPTGVTLSLRRRHELIQICAEHGIPIFEDDPYGRLRYSGEALPSIMALARGRNTIYMSTVSKIIAPGMRVAWLVLPDAGLYERVVPAKQAADLHTSSFTQRAVYAYARVPGQVERHIAEMLPVYRRRRDLMLETLARAMPAGSSWTHPDGGLFLWARVPAGVDTQELLTHAAEKKVAFVPGAPFWVNVDVRNTMRLNFSNASEDALVTGIERLGDLVKTHLAKR encoded by the coding sequence ATGTCTTTGGCCGCCCCGTCGAATCCAGGCGCCGACACCCACGTCTTTCGTTACGCGGAGCGCATGGGCCGCCTCAAAGCCAGCGCCATCCGTGAGATCCTCAAGGTCACCGAGCTGCCCGACGTCATCTCGTTCGCGGGCGGCCTTCCCGCACCCGAATTGTTCCCGGTCCGCGAATTCGCGCGCGCCTGCCAAGAGGTTCTCGATACCGACGGCGCCGCGGCGATGCAGTACAGCGTGACCGAAGGCTACACGCCGCTGCGCCAATGGATCTGCGACTATCTGCGCGCGAGCATCTCGATCGAGTGCGAACCGCATCAGGTGCTCATCATCAGCGGCTCGCAGCAAGGTCTCGACCTCATCGGCAAAGTGCTGCTCGACCCGGGCGATTACGTCGTCATCGAGAATCCCGCTTATCTCGGCGCGATCCAAGCCTTCGACGCGTATCAAGCGCGCTATCTGAACGTCGCCTCCGACGATGACGGCATGCGCACCGAGGATCTCGACCGGCTGCTGCGCCAAGCGCCGGCAAAGCCCAAGCTCGTCTATCTCGTGCCCAATTTCGAGAACCCGACCGGCGTCACGCTGAGCTTGCGCCGCCGTCACGAGCTGATCCAGATCTGCGCGGAGCACGGCATCCCGATCTTCGAAGACGATCCGTACGGACGCTTGCGCTACTCCGGCGAGGCCTTGCCGTCGATCATGGCGCTTGCCAGAGGCCGCAATACGATCTACATGAGCACGGTCAGCAAGATCATCGCCCCCGGCATGCGCGTCGCGTGGCTCGTGCTGCCCGATGCCGGATTGTACGAGCGCGTCGTGCCCGCCAAGCAGGCGGCCGACTTGCATACGTCCAGCTTCACGCAGCGCGCGGTCTATGCGTACGCGCGCGTGCCCGGGCAGGTCGAGCGCCATATCGCCGAGATGCTGCCGGTCTACCGGCGCCGCCGCGACCTCATGCTTGAGACGCTCGCGCGGGCGATGCCCGCGGGCTCGTCGTGGACGCATCCTGACGGCGGTCTTTTCTTGTGGGCGCGCGTGCCGGCGGGCGTCGACACGCAAGAACTGCTCACGCATGCGGCGGAGAAGAAAGTCGCCTTCGTGCCCGGAGCGCCGTTCTGGGTGAACGTAGACGTGCGCAACACCATG